Proteins co-encoded in one Bacillus paramycoides genomic window:
- a CDS encoding nucleotide excision repair endonuclease codes for MSELHFMSLEELDNELEKDDSGIYFIKDYNDNIIYIGKAFSIKSRVLAHFNSYSNIKEYVHLFNKVAYLIEDSLLKRSLLQVTYMIKYKPVLNKEVQKEFPELYNQYIKQTNKKSMLLEMDEAKEKRDELKNRLVKLVGGKTMFYDIISLLNNGYNYHVLAKVLSIELQTLIIMKEHRNKFPIPHNYKRTIKHQDIMYALSGKKNLSTSRLNT; via the coding sequence ATGAGTGAATTGCATTTTATGAGTCTAGAAGAACTGGATAATGAATTAGAAAAAGATGACAGTGGTATTTATTTTATTAAAGATTATAATGACAATATTATTTATATAGGCAAGGCTTTTAGTATAAAAAGTAGAGTATTAGCTCATTTTAATAGTTATTCCAATATTAAGGAATATGTACATTTATTTAATAAAGTAGCGTATCTCATTGAAGATAGTTTGTTAAAACGCTCATTGTTACAAGTTACTTATATGATTAAATATAAACCAGTATTAAACAAAGAAGTCCAAAAAGAATTCCCAGAGTTATATAATCAATACATTAAGCAAACAAATAAAAAATCCATGTTGTTAGAAATGGATGAAGCTAAAGAAAAAAGGGATGAGTTAAAGAATAGATTAGTAAAATTAGTAGGCGGAAAAACTATGTTTTATGACATAATTTCTCTGTTAAACAATGGATATAACTATCATGTTCTCGCAAAAGTATTGAGCATAGAACTTCAAACTTTAATTATAATGAAAGAACACCGAAACAAATTTCCGATACCACATAATTATAAGAGGACAATAAAGCATCAAGATATAATGTATGCTTTATCTGGAAAAAAGAATTTAAGTACTTCAAGGTTAAACACTTAA
- a CDS encoding DoxX family protein — protein MIVLQVVLAIFIVVGGFIKIFRISFQVEHWQQYQYSLWFMSIIGFVEIVGAIGIIGGIWNQYLAIGANTLLAVLMVGAIHAHMFRAKQSILMAIPALLCFILSTVIIIWNLNTFY, from the coding sequence ATGATTGTTCTTCAGGTAGTTTTAGCAATTTTTATTGTAGTAGGGGGATTCATAAAAATTTTCCGTATATCTTTTCAGGTAGAACATTGGCAACAATATCAATACTCATTATGGTTTATGTCTATAATTGGTTTTGTTGAAATTGTTGGAGCAATAGGTATAATCGGTGGTATTTGGAATCAATACTTAGCGATAGGAGCAAATACATTATTAGCAGTTCTCATGGTCGGAGCCATTCATGCTCATATGTTTCGAGCAAAACAATCTATTTTAATGGCAATTCCTGCATTACTTTGTTTCATACTATCTACGGTGATAATTATTTGGAATTTAAATACATTTTATTAA
- a CDS encoding amino acid permease, giving the protein MSNLLKKKSVTQLLEHNQSKTLTKTLGAFDLIMLGVGSIIGTGVLVLTGLVAARDAGPAVIFSFVLAAIICGFIALCYAEIASTLPASGSVYTYSYATIGEFVAHLVGWSLLLIYIVATAAVAAGWTGYFHNLIKGFGLEIPKALVTIPSHGGIVNLPAVIITLILAWMLSRGTRESKRINNIMVLVKIGMILLFITVGIFYVKPTNWIPIAPYGLSGVFTGGAAILFAFTGFDILATSAEEVKDPKRNLPIGIIASLIICTIIYVIVCLVMTGMVSYKELNVPEAMAYVMEVVGQGKVAGAIAAGAVIGLMAVIFSNMYAATRVFFAMSRDGLLPKSFAKVNKKTGAPTFITGLSGIGSSIIAGFIDLKELVNLVNIGSLVTFALVCLSVIILRKSHPNLKRGFMVPFVPVLPSVSIVCCVFLMLNLPLRTWMYFSIWITIGAVIYFLYSIKHSNLNEETISKLHDKIAR; this is encoded by the coding sequence ATGAGTAATTTATTAAAAAAGAAATCCGTTACACAATTGTTAGAGCATAATCAAAGCAAGACCTTAACGAAAACATTAGGAGCATTTGATTTAATTATGTTAGGGGTAGGCTCGATAATCGGAACGGGGGTTCTTGTGTTAACTGGATTAGTAGCAGCAAGAGATGCTGGTCCAGCAGTTATTTTTTCATTTGTACTTGCAGCAATTATATGCGGATTTATAGCATTATGTTACGCAGAAATTGCTTCCACACTCCCGGCATCTGGTAGTGTATATACGTACTCATATGCAACAATTGGTGAGTTTGTTGCTCATCTAGTAGGTTGGTCTTTACTGTTAATATATATCGTGGCAACAGCGGCTGTCGCTGCTGGATGGACAGGCTATTTCCACAATTTAATAAAAGGATTTGGATTAGAGATACCTAAAGCTCTAGTAACGATTCCTTCGCATGGTGGTATTGTGAATCTACCAGCAGTAATCATTACATTGATATTAGCATGGATGTTATCCCGTGGTACGAGGGAAAGTAAACGAATCAATAATATAATGGTATTGGTTAAAATTGGTATGATTTTATTGTTTATTACAGTTGGTATATTCTATGTAAAACCAACGAACTGGATACCAATTGCACCATATGGTTTAAGTGGGGTTTTTACGGGTGGAGCAGCTATTTTATTCGCCTTCACGGGTTTTGATATATTAGCAACTTCAGCAGAAGAAGTAAAAGATCCGAAACGTAATCTTCCCATCGGTATTATTGCATCATTAATCATATGTACAATTATTTATGTTATCGTATGCCTTGTTATGACAGGAATGGTTTCCTATAAAGAATTAAATGTTCCTGAGGCAATGGCTTATGTAATGGAAGTGGTAGGACAAGGAAAAGTCGCTGGTGCAATTGCTGCAGGTGCTGTAATTGGCCTTATGGCTGTTATTTTTTCAAATATGTATGCGGCAACACGAGTTTTCTTTGCAATGAGTCGTGATGGATTGTTACCGAAATCATTTGCGAAAGTTAATAAGAAAACTGGAGCACCCACTTTTATAACTGGATTGTCAGGAATAGGGAGTTCTATAATAGCTGGGTTTATTGATTTGAAAGAATTGGTTAATTTAGTTAATATCGGTAGTTTGGTGACATTTGCGTTAGTTTGTCTATCAGTTATTATTCTCCGTAAATCACACCCAAATTTAAAACGTGGATTTATGGTACCTTTTGTACCTGTATTACCAAGCGTTTCAATTGTTTGTTGTGTGTTTTTAATGCTAAATTTACCGTTAAGAACATGGATGTACTTTAGTATTTGGATTACTATTGGGGCAGTAATATATTTCCTTTATTCGATAAAACACAGTAATTTAAATGAGGAAACGATCTCGAAATTACATGATAAAATTGCGAGATAA
- the proC gene encoding pyrroline-5-carboxylate reductase, with the protein MNKQIGFIGCGNMGIAMIGGMINKNIVSPNQIICSDLNVSNLKNASDKYGITITTNNNEVANSADILILSIKPDLYTSVINQIKDQIKNDVIVVTIAAGKSIKSTENEFDRKLKVVRVMPNTPVLVGEGMSALSFNEMVTEKDIKEVLNIFNIFGQTEVVNEKLMDVVTSISGSSPAYVYMFIEAMADAAVLGGMPRNQAYKFAAQAVLGSAKMVLETGIHPGELKDMVCSPGGTTIEAVATLEEKGLRTAIISAMKRCTQKSMEMSSLTSR; encoded by the coding sequence ATGAATAAACAAATAGGATTTATCGGATGTGGAAACATGGGTATTGCTATGATAGGTGGAATGATTAATAAAAATATAGTGTCTCCAAATCAAATAATTTGTTCAGATTTAAACGTCAGTAATTTAAAAAATGCTAGTGATAAATATGGCATAACTATAACTACTAACAATAATGAAGTCGCTAACAGTGCCGACATTTTAATTTTATCAATTAAACCAGACTTATACACATCGGTAATTAACCAAATAAAAGACCAAATAAAAAATGATGTAATTGTTGTAACTATTGCTGCAGGAAAAAGTATTAAGAGCACTGAGAATGAATTTGATAGAAAGTTAAAGGTTGTTAGGGTAATGCCTAATACACCGGTACTTGTTGGGGAAGGAATGTCTGCATTATCTTTTAATGAAATGGTTACAGAAAAAGATATAAAAGAGGTGCTAAATATATTTAATATTTTCGGCCAGACGGAGGTCGTAAATGAAAAACTAATGGATGTTGTTACATCTATTAGTGGTTCTTCTCCAGCATATGTGTATATGTTTATAGAAGCCATGGCAGATGCTGCTGTACTTGGCGGTATGCCGAGAAATCAAGCTTATAAATTCGCAGCTCAAGCTGTATTAGGTTCTGCAAAAATGGTATTGGAAACGGGGATACATCCAGGTGAATTGAAGGATATGGTTTGTTCTCCAGGTGGAACGACAATAGAAGCTGTAGCAACACTAGAAGAAAAAGGTTTAAGAACAGCTATCATTTCAGCTATGAAACGTTGTACGCAAAAATCTATGGAAATGTCTAGTTTAACTAGTAGGTGA
- the hblC gene encoding hemolytic enterotoxin HBL lytic component L2 — MKNKIITGLLVTSIVTGGNIPINTLATPIVQAETQQEGMDISSSLRKLGAQSKLIQTYIDQSLMSPNVQLEEVTALNTNQFLIKQDMKEWSSELYPQLILLNSKSKGFVTKFNSYYPTLKSFVDNKEDREGFSDRLEVLQEMAMTNQENTQRQINELTDLKLQLDKKLKDFDTNVATAQGILSTDGTGKIDQLKNEILNTKKAIQNDLQQIALIPGALNEQGFAIFKEVYSLSKEIIEPAAQAGVAAYNKGKEINNSILEAEKKAVQEATEQGKTALEIESAKKAAREAIEKSKQGEIAAAAAAKTQEYDLMKVIDTEKIKKTFGVFAEVNKLTAEQRAYLDDLEKQNQKIYDLTTKLSIADLQKSMLLLTQNDLHTFANQVDVELDLLKRYKEDLNLIKNSITKLSTNVDTTNEQSQKDTLRQLKNVISYLEEQVYKF, encoded by the coding sequence ATGAAAAATAAAATAATTACAGGATTATTAGTCACATCCATTGTAACTGGAGGAAATATTCCTATCAATACTCTCGCAACACCAATCGTTCAAGCGGAAACTCAACAGGAAGGCATGGATATTTCCTCTTCATTACGAAAATTAGGTGCGCAATCTAAATTAATTCAAACGTATATTGATCAATCTTTAATGAGTCCTAATGTACAGTTAGAGGAAGTCACAGCTTTAAATACAAATCAATTCCTAATCAAACAAGATATGAAGGAATGGTCATCGGAACTCTATCCACAGTTAATTCTATTAAATTCAAAAAGTAAAGGATTTGTAACAAAATTTAATAGCTATTACCCGACATTAAAATCGTTTGTAGACAATAAAGAAGATAGAGAAGGGTTTTCGGATAGACTTGAAGTACTTCAAGAAATGGCTATGACGAATCAAGAAAATACGCAACGGCAAATCAATGAATTAACAGATCTTAAATTACAGCTTGATAAAAAATTAAAAGATTTTGATACTAATGTGGCAACTGCGCAAGGCATACTAAGTACAGATGGAACAGGAAAAATAGATCAGTTAAAAAATGAAATATTAAATACCAAAAAAGCAATTCAAAATGATTTACAGCAAATTGCATTAATACCAGGGGCGTTAAATGAACAGGGATTTGCTATATTCAAAGAAGTTTATAGTCTTTCAAAAGAAATTATTGAACCAGCTGCTCAAGCGGGGGTGGCAGCGTATAACAAAGGAAAAGAAATTAACAACTCTATTCTAGAAGCAGAGAAAAAAGCAGTGCAAGAAGCAACAGAGCAAGGTAAAACTGCTCTAGAGATTGAATCAGCAAAAAAAGCAGCTCGTGAAGCAATTGAGAAAAGCAAACAAGGTGAAATAGCAGCCGCAGCCGCAGCCAAAACACAAGAGTATGACCTGATGAAGGTCATTGATACCGAAAAGATTAAGAAAACATTTGGCGTTTTTGCTGAAGTAAATAAATTAACAGCAGAACAGCGAGCATATTTAGATGATTTAGAGAAACAAAATCAAAAAATATATGATTTAACAACGAAACTATCAATAGCTGATTTACAAAAATCAATGCTTCTTCTTACACAAAATGATTTGCATACGTTTGCAAATCAAGTAGATGTAGAACTGGATCTACTAAAGCGCTATAAAGAAGATTTAAATCTAATAAAAAATAGCATTACAAAATTATCTACTAATGTTGATACAACTAACGAGCAGTCTCAAAAAGATACATTAAGACAATTAAAAAATGTAATAAGTTACCTTGAAGAACAAGTATATAAATTTTAA
- a CDS encoding Ger(x)C family spore germination protein, with product MKKKFNYMRFYLALLSMLVLLFLTGCWSSKEVEELSLTAGIALDKGKDSTIEEEDEEGGYPKRNLITATYQIVSSQAQSKGNGQQKRYINVSETGDSIHQIVRELSLKRESEMFSPHLKNIVISDSLVRTYSLEQLLEQYLRDNEVRLSSMILISKGLAKEVLESNKKGEIPAFRLSGIADNRNRTTRILAPVSLAKLEGKMRSGSSFLLQNVISMNGETKFAGAAVIKGKTKKLMGFLNEQELEGVVWINGKRNGGVVKTFDKESKKLIIYEIKSIKSKIIPHVNGNNISFDVNIESEGRLSENWVQSGKNFENEFLKREEKAIEKEVKHLVHHVTKKIKKEYQVDIAGFGNQLRIKHPRTWEKVKKDWDRTFSKVPIKYHINVTIQDYGASSLKR from the coding sequence GTGAAAAAGAAATTTAATTATATGCGGTTCTATTTGGCTTTGTTATCGATGCTTGTGCTCCTATTTTTAACTGGATGTTGGAGCAGTAAAGAAGTAGAAGAGTTGAGTTTAACTGCAGGTATAGCACTAGATAAAGGGAAGGATTCAACAATTGAGGAAGAGGATGAGGAAGGAGGATATCCTAAAAGAAATCTTATAACAGCTACTTATCAAATTGTTAGTTCGCAAGCACAAAGTAAAGGAAACGGACAACAAAAACGTTATATAAATGTTTCTGAGACCGGTGATTCCATTCATCAAATTGTTCGGGAGCTTTCATTGAAAAGAGAGAGCGAAATGTTCAGCCCGCATTTAAAAAACATTGTTATTAGTGATAGTCTTGTACGTACATACAGTTTAGAACAATTACTTGAACAGTATCTCCGTGACAATGAAGTTCGGCTTAGCTCTATGATCTTAATTAGCAAGGGGCTAGCGAAGGAGGTACTGGAATCAAACAAAAAAGGAGAAATCCCAGCATTTCGTTTGTCTGGAATTGCAGATAATAGAAATAGAACAACAAGGATTTTGGCTCCTGTATCGCTCGCTAAATTAGAAGGAAAGATGCGGTCAGGGTCCAGTTTTCTTTTGCAAAATGTAATCTCGATGAATGGGGAAACAAAATTTGCAGGAGCTGCTGTAATTAAAGGGAAGACAAAAAAATTGATGGGCTTTTTAAATGAACAGGAATTGGAAGGAGTAGTCTGGATAAACGGAAAAAGGAATGGTGGTGTGGTAAAAACTTTTGATAAAGAATCAAAGAAACTCATTATATACGAAATAAAGTCAATAAAAAGCAAAATCATACCACATGTTAACGGAAATAATATTTCCTTTGATGTAAACATTGAATCAGAAGGACGTTTGTCTGAAAATTGGGTGCAATCAGGAAAAAATTTTGAAAATGAATTTTTAAAAAGAGAAGAAAAAGCTATTGAAAAAGAAGTAAAGCACTTAGTACATCATGTTACAAAAAAAATAAAAAAAGAATATCAAGTCGATATTGCGGGTTTTGGCAACCAATTAAGAATTAAACACCCGAGAACATGGGAGAAAGTCAAAAAAGATTGGGATCGAACATTTAGTAAAGTACCGATTAAATATCATATAAATGTAACTATACAAGATTATGGAGCGTCGAGTTTAAAACGATGA
- the brnQ5 gene encoding branched-chain amino acid transport system II carrier protein BrnQ5 has protein sequence MSNKVPTSFIIIIGLMLFALFFGAGNLIFPPMLGQMAGKNVWIANAGFLVTGVGLPLLAITAFVFSGKNDLQSLASRVHPVFGIVFATVLYLAIGPFYAIPRSGNVSFEIGIKPFLSNDAGPVALTVFTILFFTVTCLLSLNPTKIIDIVGKILTPIKLTVIGILVVVAFIHPIGRIQAPIEVYASDSFFKGFQEGYLTLDALGAFVFGIIIVNAIREKGATTKNQLMIVCVKATAIAATLLALIYTALSYMGASSVEKLGRLDNGAEVLAKVSDYYFGSYGAILLGSMITVACLTTSVGLITACSSFFHKLFPKISYKKIAIILSVFSTLVANIGLTQLIMISIPVLITMYPIAITLIFLTFLHSVFNGRFEVYQGSLILTFIFSSLDGLKAAGIESEIIHNFLEHFLPLYSVGLGWGFPAIIGGVCGYIVSVLRKKNTVSCSESQLNK, from the coding sequence ATGTCAAATAAAGTTCCTACTTCCTTTATCATTATTATAGGATTGATGCTGTTTGCATTGTTTTTTGGAGCAGGAAATTTAATTTTTCCACCTATGCTTGGTCAAATGGCTGGAAAAAATGTATGGATAGCCAATGCAGGCTTTTTAGTTACTGGAGTTGGTTTACCATTGTTAGCAATCACAGCATTTGTTTTTTCAGGTAAAAATGATTTGCAATCTTTAGCTAGTCGTGTGCATCCGGTGTTTGGTATTGTATTTGCGACCGTTCTCTATCTGGCGATTGGTCCCTTTTACGCCATCCCTAGATCTGGCAATGTATCGTTTGAAATTGGAATTAAACCTTTTTTATCAAATGACGCAGGTCCTGTTGCATTAACCGTATTTACAATCTTATTTTTCACAGTTACATGCTTATTATCTCTTAATCCTACAAAAATTATTGATATAGTTGGAAAAATTTTGACTCCTATCAAATTGACTGTTATTGGGATTCTCGTAGTTGTGGCTTTTATTCACCCAATTGGAAGAATTCAAGCACCTATTGAAGTTTATGCATCAGATTCATTTTTTAAAGGTTTTCAAGAAGGGTATTTAACATTAGATGCTCTTGGAGCTTTTGTTTTCGGAATCATTATTGTGAATGCAATTAGAGAAAAAGGGGCTACTACTAAAAATCAGCTTATGATTGTTTGTGTAAAAGCAACAGCTATTGCTGCTACACTCTTAGCTCTTATCTATACTGCCCTTTCCTATATGGGTGCTTCTAGTGTTGAAAAACTAGGTCGTTTAGATAATGGGGCTGAAGTTTTAGCAAAAGTTTCGGATTATTACTTTGGTTCGTATGGTGCAATTTTGTTAGGTTCAATGATTACAGTAGCATGTTTAACCACAAGCGTAGGACTTATCACTGCTTGTTCTTCTTTTTTTCATAAATTATTTCCAAAGATCTCTTATAAAAAAATTGCTATTATTTTGTCTGTTTTCAGTACACTAGTTGCGAATATAGGATTAACACAATTAATTATGATTTCAATCCCTGTATTAATAACTATGTATCCAATTGCTATTACCTTAATATTCCTAACATTTTTACACTCTGTATTCAATGGTAGGTTTGAAGTATATCAAGGGAGTTTGATATTGACATTTATTTTTAGTTCATTAGATGGATTAAAAGCTGCTGGAATAGAAAGCGAAATAATTCATAATTTTCTTGAGCATTTTCTTCCTTTATATAGTGTAGGTTTAGGATGGGGATTTCCGGCTATTATAGGCGGTGTATGTGGGTATATTGTTAGTGTATTACGGAAGAAAAATACCGTAAGTTGTAGTGAAAGTCAATTAAATAAATAA
- a CDS encoding helix-turn-helix domain-containing protein, with product MNTSIDIQHLCDLAHKAFTAPVHILSADRKILYHSTSDNVCSPFYSSKEEHLTDIYQENDPCNLPLFRSNNYLENFVLIHIENHDDIKGTIIIGPTIHPKDSDDMIIKFQKEFKSNDNIQERLAYYQCLSEIKKTTLIDMGILLHYMIFNEKLDVDIVLEKNKVLEEVPNKIVKPDLYILKRRQNKPKTHNMALVNDFFSTIKEGNKKKLIQYMYAVSQEDVELMLIEDPLRNQKNLGIIAITLATRYAIEGNLPPDIAFAHSILYIQTLEQLDNVESVKRLSGDALRTFADRVKEYNAKKYSYAVTTCIKHINKNVYDGISLNELANHLEITPTYLSKLFKKEMGITLSEYIQRERVEEAKKLLTLTTYSLSDICAWLNFNDQSYFIRVFKKNTSMTPRQYREKYTII from the coding sequence ATGAATACTTCCATCGATATACAACACTTGTGTGATCTTGCACATAAAGCATTTACTGCCCCTGTGCATATTTTATCTGCAGACAGAAAAATTTTATATCATTCTACATCTGATAATGTTTGTAGTCCTTTTTATTCTTCAAAAGAAGAACATCTTACTGATATTTATCAAGAAAATGATCCCTGTAACTTGCCACTTTTCCGAAGTAACAACTATCTTGAAAATTTTGTTCTAATTCATATAGAAAATCATGATGATATTAAAGGGACTATTATAATCGGTCCTACTATACATCCAAAAGATTCAGATGATATGATCATAAAATTTCAGAAAGAATTTAAATCAAATGATAACATTCAAGAAAGACTTGCCTATTATCAGTGTTTATCTGAGATTAAAAAAACTACATTAATTGATATGGGAATTTTATTACATTACATGATTTTCAATGAAAAGTTAGATGTAGATATTGTCTTGGAAAAAAATAAAGTACTAGAGGAAGTTCCTAATAAAATTGTGAAACCTGATTTATATATTTTAAAACGCCGACAAAACAAACCTAAAACTCACAATATGGCATTAGTAAATGATTTCTTTTCGACTATCAAAGAAGGAAATAAAAAAAAGTTAATACAGTATATGTATGCGGTTTCACAAGAAGATGTTGAACTTATGCTAATAGAGGATCCGCTCAGGAATCAAAAAAACCTTGGAATTATTGCGATTACCTTAGCCACTCGATATGCAATAGAAGGAAACCTGCCACCAGATATTGCTTTTGCTCATAGTATTTTATATATACAAACCCTAGAACAATTAGATAATGTAGAATCTGTAAAGCGATTGTCAGGGGACGCTTTACGTACCTTTGCAGATCGTGTGAAAGAATACAATGCAAAAAAGTATTCTTACGCGGTTACTACATGTATAAAACATATTAATAAAAATGTTTACGATGGAATATCTCTGAATGAACTTGCTAATCATTTAGAAATTACGCCTACTTATCTGTCTAAACTATTTAAAAAAGAAATGGGAATCACTTTAAGCGAATATATTCAAAGGGAACGAGTGGAAGAAGCAAAAAAATTATTAACACTCACTACTTATTCGTTATCAGATATCTGTGCTTGGCTTAACTTTAATGACCAAAGTTATTTTATAAGAGTTTTCAAAAAAAACACTAGCATGACTCCTAGGCAGTATCGTGAAAAATATACAATAATATAA
- a CDS encoding NAD(P)-dependent malic enzyme, translating to MSLLRDEALKMHKEKQGKIGVYSKVKVQNSTDLSLAYSPGVAEPCLEIYKDESKLYDYTMKGNLVGVISDGTAVLGLGNIGPKAAMPVMEGKALLFKSFAEIDAFPICLNTNNPDKIVEVVKLLEPNFGGINLEDIAAPQCFEIEERLRKSCDIPVFHDDQHGTAIVTIAGLINALKLTNKKIEDVQIVVNGAGAAGIAIVKLLLHMHVKNVILCDTKGIIYEQRPIGMNALKEEIARITNIEQKRGTLAEALIDADVFIGVSAADVVDEDMIRSMNHNPIIFALANPTPEIMPNKAKIAGALVVGTGRSDFPNQVNNVLAFPGVFRGALDVQAKEINEEMKLAAVYAIAELISEEELHVNYVIPNPFDPRVVPHVAYAVARAAVETGVSRKNISMSEIKNNLFRLTKEVNILK from the coding sequence ATGTCACTTTTACGAGATGAAGCATTAAAAATGCATAAAGAAAAACAGGGGAAGATTGGTGTTTATTCTAAAGTTAAAGTACAAAATTCAACAGATTTAAGTCTCGCTTACTCACCAGGTGTTGCTGAGCCATGCTTAGAGATTTATAAAGATGAAAGCAAATTATATGATTATACAATGAAAGGGAATCTAGTTGGAGTTATATCCGATGGAACTGCAGTATTAGGTCTTGGGAATATTGGACCTAAAGCAGCTATGCCAGTGATGGAGGGAAAAGCTTTACTTTTCAAATCATTTGCTGAGATCGATGCTTTTCCTATTTGTTTAAACACTAATAATCCGGATAAGATTGTTGAAGTTGTTAAATTATTAGAACCAAATTTTGGTGGGATAAACTTAGAAGATATTGCAGCACCTCAATGCTTTGAAATTGAGGAGCGCCTAAGAAAATCTTGTGATATTCCTGTTTTCCATGATGATCAACACGGTACAGCTATTGTAACGATTGCTGGCCTAATTAATGCACTTAAGTTAACAAATAAAAAAATTGAAGATGTGCAAATCGTTGTAAATGGTGCTGGTGCTGCTGGGATAGCGATTGTTAAGCTGTTACTTCATATGCATGTAAAAAATGTTATTTTGTGTGACACAAAAGGGATAATATATGAACAGCGACCTATTGGAATGAATGCGCTTAAAGAAGAAATAGCTCGTATTACAAATATAGAACAGAAGCGGGGAACATTAGCAGAGGCGCTTATTGATGCTGATGTATTTATTGGAGTATCAGCTGCAGATGTAGTTGATGAGGATATGATTCGTTCTATGAATCATAATCCTATTATTTTTGCCTTGGCTAACCCTACACCTGAAATTATGCCTAATAAAGCAAAAATAGCAGGAGCACTAGTAGTTGGTACAGGACGTTCTGATTTTCCTAATCAAGTAAATAATGTACTAGCTTTCCCCGGAGTTTTTCGTGGAGCTTTAGATGTACAAGCAAAAGAAATTAATGAAGAAATGAAGCTAGCAGCTGTTTATGCAATAGCTGAGTTAATTTCAGAAGAAGAGCTTCATGTCAACTATGTCATTCCAAACCCGTTTGATCCTAGGGTGGTGCCACATGTAGCATATGCTGTCGCACGTGCTGCAGTGGAAACCGGTGTTTCAAGAAAAAATATCAGCATGTCTGAAATTAAAAACAATCTATTCAGGTTAACAAAAGAGGTAAATATATTAAAATAA
- a CDS encoding DUF4046 domain-containing protein, whose protein sequence is MQAKAVQIEEIYQEILDGKRSRFPPNTWKEDSNRELSKRVTKYLIETILKWNEEDIKQKWNTPLIIKYRLLGALKHGYDNSPYKMIEDLYPNRFKEWEFGMAPLNFWTKEKALEALKWTVEEKEKLSKVELLKFYSKKWLEKNKLSAPLVMYWNGSPYAMINSLYPNKFKEWEFSMTPNKFWTKEKALVALRWTIEEKEKLTSFQLLQVYSVKWLTIHKLISPCQIFWNNSPYAMINELYPGQNKEWEYKFTPTGFWTEKKALEALKWTIEEKEKLTEEQLLSMYTQRWLIKHKLWTPLRRYWKGSPYNMLNTLYPNRYAKDMLKGYKNK, encoded by the coding sequence GTGCAAGCGAAAGCAGTGCAAATAGAAGAAATCTATCAAGAAATATTAGACGGTAAAAGAAGTAGGTTTCCACCGAATACATGGAAAGAAGATAGCAATAGAGAGCTATCTAAAAGGGTCACAAAATATTTAATTGAAACAATTTTAAAATGGAATGAAGAGGATATTAAACAAAAATGGAATACCCCTTTAATTATAAAATATCGATTGCTCGGCGCGCTCAAACATGGTTATGATAACAGTCCCTATAAGATGATTGAAGACTTATATCCTAATAGATTTAAAGAGTGGGAGTTTGGTATGGCACCATTAAATTTTTGGACTAAAGAAAAAGCTCTTGAAGCATTAAAATGGACTGTCGAAGAAAAAGAAAAGCTAAGTAAAGTAGAACTACTCAAATTCTATAGTAAAAAATGGTTAGAGAAAAATAAACTCAGTGCACCATTAGTTATGTATTGGAATGGTAGCCCTTATGCAATGATAAATTCTTTATATCCTAATAAATTTAAAGAGTGGGAATTTAGTATGACTCCTAACAAGTTTTGGACTAAAGAAAAAGCATTGGTAGCATTAAGGTGGACTATTGAAGAAAAAGAAAAATTAACTTCTTTTCAATTATTACAAGTTTACAGTGTAAAATGGCTTACTATTCATAAATTAATTTCTCCTTGTCAAATATTCTGGAATAACAGTCCGTACGCCATGATTAATGAATTATATCCTGGTCAAAATAAAGAATGGGAATATAAATTCACACCTACCGGATTTTGGACTGAAAAAAAAGCATTAGAGGCGCTGAAGTGGACTATTGAAGAAAAGGAAAAACTAACAGAGGAGCAATTACTATCTATGTACACACAAAGATGGTTAATTAAACATAAGTTATGGACACCATTAAGAAGATATTGGAAGGGAAGTCCATACAATATGTTAAATACTTTATACCCCAATCGTTATGCAAAAGATATGTTAAAAGGTTATAAAAATAAATAA